The genomic stretch AAATAAAGATTTGCATAATACTTTAAAATACATCGTTCCTCTGGCCAGCCGCGTGTACTTAACGCGTTTTTTAATACCCGGCAGAAAAAGCCAGGACTTGAAAAAAATGCATCAATCTGCTAGAAAGTTGACAAAAAATAAAGTATCAGTATATATTGATCCTTGGCAAGCTTTAGACCAGGCATTACGCAATACTCGAAAAAATGATATAGTATTGGTAACAGGGTCTTTCTTTCTGGCGGGGGAATTGCGGAAATATTGGATGAGTGAGGATAAAATGTTATCCTCAAATTAGCTCTAATGTCCTCTAATATCTCTAATTCTATGAATCCCAAAATTATTAAAAAAAATGTGGGACTATTATTTCCAAAACATTGTTATCTTATCAATAAAATTTGCTACGGAATACAAAATGAAATTGGTACAATTTATAAAGAAAAAGATTATCAAAAACTATCTTATGTCCGCTTTCTGAATAACAAAATACCAACTAAAAGGGAGGTGCTGTTAGAACTGAAAAGTAAAGAAGGAATTAGCATTTCAAAATTTTACGCTGACTTTATTCTTTGGAATCTAATAGTGGTTGAATTTAAAGTAGCTGACTTCATAAAATCAGACTACATCAGACAGGTCTTACGATATTTAGAAACCGCTGACCTACCACTGGCTCTAATCTACAACTTCCGAGTCCGACCCCTCAAACCAAAACGAGTTGTCAACTTCAAATGCTCTAATATTGATCAACATAAAAATGTCTAAAACTCACATTAGAGATATTAGAGAATTATTAGAGAAAATTAGAGGATAATAAAATTAAACTCATCAAACATAACCTCAAAGTAATATGTCTAA from Patescibacteria group bacterium encodes the following:
- a CDS encoding GxxExxY protein, yielding MNPKIIKKNVGLLFPKHCYLINKICYGIQNEIGTIYKEKDYQKLSYVRFLNNKIPTKREVLLELKSKEGISISKFYADFILWNLIVVEFKVADFIKSDYIRQVLRYLETADLPLALIYNFRVRPLKPKRVVNFKCSNIDQHKNV